The nucleotide sequence TTCGGCGGTGGGGGTGGGGGCCGCGAACCTGTTGGTGAAGGTGAAGGTGCCCTTGATGGTGTGACCGTCGGCGGACACGGTGCGCCAGGTGACCGTGATGGTGCCGACGGGCAGTGCCTTCACCTTCTGCGTGATGGTCTTGTCCAGGACCTGCGCGTCGGCGTCGCTGTAGGAGACCTTGTCCGGGCCGGTTACCGCCACGCTGGTGCCGGGCTTCTTGATCAGCCCGCTGAAGGTGAGCGTCACGGCCGTCACCGCCTTGCTGACGGTGCTCTTGGCCGCGGGTGAGCTTCGGCTCAGCTCGGTGTGCGCGTGTGCCGGACCGGCCGGCGAGACGGCGAGGAGCGCCCCGACGAGGAGGGCGGCGGCGGTGGCGAGCAGGCGGTTCCGGGTCACCGTGCCACGGTAGCTTCCCACCGCCGTCGAGACGAGA is from Micromonospora sp. WMMD1102 and encodes:
- a CDS encoding copper resistance CopC family protein, which translates into the protein MTRNRLLATAAALLVGALLAVSPAGPAHAHTELSRSSPAAKSTVSKAVTAVTLTFSGLIKKPGTSVAVTGPDKVSYSDADAQVLDKTITQKVKALPVGTITVTWRTVSADGHTIKGTFTFTNRFAAPTPTAEPTPTTDPTPTAAATTPSAQSPAPAAASSDSGTPSTLWWLVGVVGLLVLALLGGLLLRRRRSSPTT